The Prunus dulcis chromosome 3, ALMONDv2, whole genome shotgun sequence genome segment TTTTCTAGGCAAGTCTTGTTTTTAGGTTTGTTCAATTTTATGGGACCCACTTTTTATCATGGTAATTTTTCTTTGGGAGTTGTTTTTGGAGCCTAAACCCCCTTTTGCTatggcaaagggcaagggcaagtaAGGGCGGTTACTATAGATTGATATGAACATCATGAGTTGTCCTGTAATAAAATCCGTTGTTGTTGATACTTTCTTCTTGGttccttcttctccttcttattcacgtgaatagtataTGCCTAGCAatatttttgttgctttttcacccattgccatggcaacccaaagccaattattatttacatgggattaattttctttttatttatatgtatgatattaataataaataaaaaattgctaggtatgtataaaaaaaaatattatgtattttttgataatttttcaacaacaaaaaatcgatttttttgaaattattttgatcGTTGACGCTAGTGCCCTCAAACAACAACTCGGGTTGTTCTTGCCTTCGGGGTTGCCCAGCGTTGATGGAGCCCACCATCTGCCGGGCTGGATATGATCGCTGGAGTGGGTTTCTTTGGCCTTGAGGGCCTTTTGCCCTGGCAAATCCAACTGGTGGACTTGCTCTAAAGAGCGCCAAGAAACTCTAGTTTGCCAATATGAGACTAATTTCAACTCCAACATAGCTTGCAATGCCTTGCTTAGCCAACAATTTCTGTTTTAATTTGCAAATGGTCGTTTCATGGTTTTGGAGGCATTCCTATTAATTCTTGTGCTATGTATGAACCAAACGACGgatttctcaattttttcacCCCTTCATAACATTTCAAGCCAAACCAACATATAGAGTTGAAATATGTCTCCTTGTGTTTGTCTATCCATCGCTTTTGCAGGTCCATTTTTCAAACTATTCTCACACAGCACAGCATCCTTCCCAAATACCCTTTCtgttgaattttaattttcttaattactttccAAACAATAGATAAAATTACAATAACCCCCTcgacaaacaaattaaactctTTCGATCGTAGACAAGATGTGTGGGCAAAGTGATTTGCCATTCGCATGAATatatcttttctttcaaatggTTGGTGTGTTTCATACGAGCAACGACAAATATTTGTTTCTCTAGCTCTAGCTGGATTAGAGGAGGGGAACCTGGAGAAGTAGATAACAGAAGGATGTTATGAAATGTCCCATCTTGATGAGCAATCTTTTCACCACATATTATGTTTCAACATCATTTTTTAAAGATCcttttctgattttaattCGCTACTAactgaacaaaatatttggaCTATGCTATGCACTATGATAAAGAATTTCAGTCTTGGTTCATATTTAAATCAATGTGTTGCTACCATATatatcttaatttttttagacaaTATTTTCACATGATTCGATTTGATTTTAGTAATTTCAACaagtatttaattttactACTGGGCCGAGGCCTTTGGTGTGCCTAGAGATGACAATGGGCCGGGTATGGCAATACCATCTCCGTGTCCATTCCCTATAATAATTTTTGAGGAATCCCCATTCCTATCCCCTGTCGGAGGCCTATCTCCTAAAACCCACCCCGAATCCccgaatattattattatttttagattTTGCTTTCAGAATCAAATTATCTTTAATGATATTCCTTGCAAATTTTAAGCTCGAGATTAACTGAAACCATTTTCCACAAACTCAAATCAAACCCACCCAACTACATACAACCAAGAAATACACAAACAAAGGCAAAATCCATTTAGCAAAAccattataatttttttttttttttttaaaaagaatcaaGAAAGTGACAAATTTCCCAAGCATGCGAAGGAGATTGAGCTTTTGAGTTTGGTTATGAAACAAAGCATGTGAAGAAGATTGAGAGAGCAGAGGGGAGGTGAGTTTGTTGTGTTAGAGCGCGATAGGATAACAGCATATGAGATTATAcgtttattataattatatatattatatatttattaatttaaacctaagtatataatatttttaggCTGGGTTCAAAGGACGGGGTCACGGGGACGTCATTATCATCCTTAGTCATATCCGAtgtttttaattgaaaaaaacacTTAAATAGGTCTATTTGTACacatgcaaaaaataaataaaacatgtaGAGAATCCTTATATAAGTTTCGTTCAACATGGGGGCCCGTTCCTGGCCTATATGTGAATCATGTTTTCTTAACCAACGGCATGCGTATTATGACAGTTTTATCTCTCACTCAGAATTCCCAAAAATCATGTGATCATTCAAGCCAAGATGccaacaaaatttaaagacCCAATCCAACTGAAGCAACAACGAAATCATAGAAGACAAAACAATATCCCAAGTAGGTAGAACATTCAATCACAATAATGCAGGACAAATAAATATTAGCCTACTACTTCATAGCCGCACAtagtacattttttttttctgagtCAACAGAAAGGTACACGATCAGACAAACATAACTtacaaaaagaataaaaaagaaaaagaaaagtaaaacattagaacattaaaataacaaaatactttttttcttgCCCCATTACTGTTTATTGTTGGTCAAACTCAAATACAACATTAATATCTTAGAACATCATTAAATCAATGGTACCAAGCTCCAAATCTTCCCCAATCTGCATGCAATCTAAGATTGTACATCACCTTTATTTCTCaagtttctgatttttattcATTGGTTGTTTGTTTGCTAATTAATTAGCTCTAATTTTTAGTTCTACTaattagtgttttttttttttgggttttggttgtACATATTTGTGTTAGTGTTTGAAAAATGAACTAGGCCCTAAATAAATTCTTGGTTCCGCCATTGGCAGCTGCTGTTTGTATATGTAATAATTTTACAATATAGAAAAGTGAAAGCCAAGGATTTGATGGAGTTTCTGATCATGGTGAAGGATCATTGACTGGCGGAGAAACACCATTATTGATTGTTGAAAGGAAGggaagagaaggaaagggGATTTATAGGGTATCTGATTCTCTTTCTGATTGTTCTCGCTGCCCTGAGAAGAATATCTGTGGTTGTTATGGTGATGTCTTGTTTTCCTTCAAATATAGGGTTCTTCAAGTCTAGCTAGTCTCAATTCAAATTgtagtttgaatttgaaagcTCAGTATATATCTCGAAATTCCGACCTTTTGGTTGGAAACCCAGCTGAGGTGTTGTACTCTAAACTGTAAAATTGttacaaatacaaatttatagtacaaagtttcttgtttgtatttattttggttatttgtgATAGTGGGAACGATACGAACACAAGTTgggttttgattaattaaattttaagttttatcCTAATTCAGGTTGAAATtggttaattaaatatttatgtcATGGCATGTGTATGCATATCACTTGAGACTCAAAATTTGGTGCATCAATTTGGTGTAGCTAGAATTACTGGAAATCAataacacaaattttttttcttatgaaaTTATCACAAAATAATATCACAACTAAATCCAAACATACGTGGTACATAGTACAGTCGAATGCTGCTATAAGCATGCATGTTGCGGCATAACACGAAGTTAGTTACTACGCTCTATTACTGCTTCactaaaaatttcataattaaatgtcATCCAAGGAGTGCAGATGTGAAAGACTTGGTGAAAGTTTCAAGTGCTTTCAACCCTTCTTTAGGAGACTTGGCTTCCCCCAACACCTTCACAATGGCACTACCAACAATAACACCGTCAGCTCCCCACTCTGCTACTTGTTTCACATGTTCAGGCTTGGATAGCCCAAAACCAACTGCCACAGGCTTGGTTGTTGCCTCTCTAATTTCCCTTAAAAGCCTCGGAACTTGTTCGTTCACCGATTCACGGGCACCGGTAACTCCCACCGTGCTCACAAGGTATACAAATCCATCTGAAGCTTCAACTATGTCCTTCATTCGATCTATTGGCGTATTGGGTGTAGTTAGTAATACCAACTCAATCTTATTCTTCACAGCCTCCTTTCTCAAGCCTTTTGTCTCTTCAAATGAAGCATCTGGAACCACAAGACCATGTACCCCAACGTCGCTAATTGTGGACATGAAGTTTTCAATACCATGCTTTATAATTGGGTTATGGTACGAAAATAGAACGATCGGACAAGACAATTGTGGGACCACGTCCTTTAACATTGACATAATAGAATTGAAATTGGTCCCTCTAGCTAAGGAACGAGTGGCTGAAGCCTGTATAACTGGACCGTCTAGTATTGGATCAGAGTGTGGCACACCTAACTCGATCACGTCTGCTCCACTAGAATTGAGCACCTTGAGCGCTTGAGCAGTGGTTGAAAGGTCAGGATCACCAGCAGTGATGTAAGGGATAAATGCTACTTTGCGTTGGTTCTTCAATTTTGTGAAAGTTTGAGAGAGATTGATGGTAGGGGTCATGGTGAGAGCAGCCATTGGTGTTAGAAGACGTGTCTTTACGGAAACGGTTGATGCTTGGGATGGAGAATGATGAAGAAATGGGTTTTGAGGTTTCTTAAGTTGAAGAAAGCCAGTAGAAGTGGATTTCAGAGAAGTAGCCATTAATGTTGTATTACACGATGAAGAATTTAGGGTTTAATACTTTGGAGGGATGCTTGTTAATGTTTGACACAAATACAAGCCAATACTTATAAGAGTTCCCAGGAAGTTTGGGACATAGAAAAGTTGCACTGACAAGTACTTATGAAATTTAAACGTGGAACAGGTTTCTTTTCCTACAAAAGTAGCGTGTAATGTTTGGGACACTAGTGTTTCTGAGACCACCGAGTCATGTCAGTGTCACCGCGTGAGAAAACAGAGTCAAAGGTACAAGGAACATATGTGGCCTTCcaaactataaaaaaaaaaatcaaacaataaTAGACAGTAGACAacgaaagaaagaaaactacGTACAAAATGTCAGGTTTTTTAGAtttatcttctttcttcttttaacaTGTTTTCTCTATGACTAATATGTGAAGGTCGCACGAATGACATATCAGTACTGGGAAGGTTGGacattcaaattaaattattgggctgacatttaaaaagtaatttaatataGTGTACCCAACTAAAGCCAAGGAAATGTATGCCGATACTATTGTTATGTGCTGGCAAGATAATAACCATCCATCAGTGCAGAGCTCTTTTGGAAAGGAAATAGCAGTGATAAGGCTGTCAAGATGAACAGAAGATCATTTGAATACTTGAAAAAAACAGACTCTGGGATTGCTACTTGGGATTGCTACTTGAAAAAGCCAGACCGCTTTCTGAAGTTAGTTATCATATTGTTCAATTTGTAATATTAAAATCCTCAAGGTTATGTAATTGTCTTGAATGAAATAGTCTATATTTCATAActttttacttgtttttttatttagagaaaagtgataattgtattcataaatTAGGCACAAAGACTATTAGctaaaagagaaaatataaatattcatAAAGGGGTAATATAAATATGGAAGCATAGTAATCACATCGGGTTAATCCAAATCCAGGCCACATAATAACAGAGATATTTCGGCATAAAAGCCACATACCTAAACAAACCAGACGTAAATCGCAACGCTCAAATATACCAATacaattataaattttaaactatcacaagtacaaaaaaaacaagtagTGACTAGAACAATTAAACACTCAACTCACAAGGAGTTGATGTAATTATTaccaaacaacaaaacaagaagcaCACAACAACCAAAAGCGAACAAATCCACTATCACCGCTTTTGCCTCCTCCACTACAGCCGACGTCGCCACCTTTGAGATAGAGAACACCATCGAGATTACAGCCAAgagccaaaacaaatttaacCACCAAAACCACATATCCAAGCATATATGAGTAAAATACCAAAATCCATAACACATCTAGGCACAAATAACCTCCCCCCAATTAAAATCCCAAATCCAGAAGATGAGGAAGGCGAAGAAGGAGGGAGGGAATGAgatagagagggagagaggagaaggaGTGCCCTCATTCCCCCTCCCCCTTTGGAAACACACAGAGCTGCTTAGATAGATAGGCTTGAGAGagatttttagggttttaagccCCTTTTTTTCCATTGCAGATGTTATAATAGTGTGATAGTCTACTTTTTAGACAGTAGCGTTTAAAGCTAATTGAAGGCGATGAGCAAAGCAATGAATATAATATGCATATGGACAATCATTGAGAAATAATGCTTGTAAGCCACTCCATTCACCACACATATTGCTAGCACCATCATATCATTGACCATGCATATTGCTTACTAAAAGACTATGCTTACTGAACACTTTACAAATATCACTTTTAAGAGTTTAGGAATTAGTGTTATGAACACTCACAATATCAAAAAACCTTTCTCGAATATGCCCATCACAACTAACAAACCTTATGATAATAGCCATTTGTTCCTTCTTAGAATCGTCAAGTGCTTCATCAACGAGAATACAAAATTTCTCATCTTCCCCAATTTCATCGCGTATCCTTTTCCTCACTTTATTAGCATAGATATTTAGGATCTCCTTTTGTATCTTATGTGAAATATATTGGGCATTTAGAGGAGCATTTTGTAACACAACTTTTTCAACTTCTTCGTTCATTCTTGCAAAAACCTTTACCAACTCAATAAAATTACCCCGATTAAAGGAGTCATGAGATTCATCATCACCTCTAAAAGCCATTCCTTGATTTGCTAAATACCTAACGGCCTCTATTGTGGTTGTAAGCCTCAACCTATTTTTCGAAACTTCTTGTTGGGGTTGCACAACTCTATCAATATGGTGAGTCGGGTTCTTTAAATCCATCCACTTTTGGATAGCAAAATGATGTGGTGAATTTATAATGCCTACATGAGTAAGGAAAGCACACTCTTTGCCACCAACTCTTCTCCAATTTCTAAATCCATCTACAGTGAATGCCTTATGTGAGTGATCAATGTCAAAAAGAAAgcatggaaaacaaaaaactttatCTTTATGAACATAATACTCAAGCCAAGGATAATGGTTATACCAATTACCATTAAATCGACGCATTTGTTTCCCTTCTAAATGAGATGGATATTCCTTTAGTTTTGGTTGACATGGTCCTAAGAGAATATATGCTCTTCGAACATTATCACGTTGATTAGGCGGAAATGTGTCTATTTGAGGACGTAATCCTGGATCACGCTCAAGAGAATTGGTATCAACTTCTTGATCAAAATTGGCTCTTTGAGACTCATCTCTTAAACTTTTAGATTCAACTCTTTGAGATTCAGAATGAGGTTGCTCCTCACAAATTGGAGGAAGTAGAGGAGGGTTGGAACCCATGCTAGTTGATTCttcattatttctttaaaaaaaaatcccgaATAGTCTTTGATCTCTTAGGATTTGGATGATGATCCGACATTATAAAGTTAAAGTATAACCTATTGGATAAGCAAGAACACCAAAATCAACTACAAATCCTATTTgataattcataaataaatcataAGTCTCAATTGCAAATATGTAATTGATActaaataaaatccaaaaaaattctcaaattttaacATCAACAAATTGAGAGAAGCTTACCGTACCTGAAAAATATAGGAGCTTGGTTCGCTTCTTGAATTAAGCCTTGAAGGTGAgtgcaacaacaacaagagTGTTCCTTTAAGTATGCAAGGGTGCAATATGAGTTTGGTGACAAAGTCCACCACTCTAAGAACagttaaaaaatttcttttttttttcctttctttttttccaccGGTTGTGTgcattacttttttttttttctctcctatGTGTTGTTTCTGCAgctttcccttttattcctCACATGCAAGCAGTGTAAGCAAAGGAATCCTAAGAAGAGTAGGATTAGGATATTCACTTGGTGGCTgggctataaaaaaaatttgggctggGATTTTAAAAGCCACCTGGGCTGTAGCCCAGGTTAGCCAAAGCCAAGTACCGTCCCTGGTGATAGATGCAGTATTTCATAACCTTTTACTGCAAATATTTCATAACCTTCCAATATTTCTTAACTACTCtccaaaaaaaacttttattgCAGATGCATGTTTCATACTATCATTGTTTTACATACTAGGCCAACATTTACATATACTTGGCCGCTACTTATATTCGAAAGGTGGTTCTAACTATTCACCATGAAGCAACCTAACTTCCAAAACACTTCACATGGATTTCTCACATTTTCCCAATTTCTAACCCACAAACAACAACATTTTAGAATGCAGCAGTATTTCAACACCCatttaaattttcaagtgAGGCAAAACATCAACGGATCCATTTAGATTTCTCACGTTGCGAAGGGCTTCTAATACTACTACCAAATCTCAGAAACCAGCATCCTGCATTGTGGAGTTAATCTCCAGGACCGAAGTTACTTGCACCTTATCCGTGAAAGATGCATCTAGTTCAGCTTTGTGCCGTATGAAACTTCTTTCATGTTACTCCCTGAGCTTAAGTTGCTCCTCACCAAGCCACTGCATCTCCAATTCGAATTGCAAAACATTAACGGATCCTTTTAGATTTCACACGTTGCGAAGGGTTTCTAATGCTGCTACCAAATCTCAGAAACCAACATCCTGCATCACAGAGTTAATCTCCATGACCATAGTTGCTTGCACCTTATCTGTGAAAGATGCATCTAGTTTAGCTTTGTGTCGCGCCAAACTTGTTTCATGTTACTCCATAGGCTTAAGTTGCTCATCACCAAGCCTCTATATCTCCATTTCTAATTGCTCATTTTCTTCACTTGCTCCTCAAGTGCTTCTCCCAGGGTATGAACCTCTCTTGAAATCCCTCTTTGCTCAATTATTATCTCATGCACATATATACCCATGACACCCCAACTCCAAATCCTGTAACTCAATTTCGTTTCTATGGGCCCAACACCTCACAATACACCTCATTCATTACTATATCACTCATGTCTATTCCTTCATTAGTTCTTTTTGAATTCATCTATTGGAATCAGCTTGAAaacaactttaaaaaaatgct includes the following:
- the LOC117621783 gene encoding zinc finger MYM-type protein 1-like; the encoded protein is MGSNPPLLPPICEEQPHSESQRVESKSLRDESQRANFDQEVDTNSLERDPGLRPQIDTFPPNQRDNVRRAYILLGPCQPKLKEYPSHLEGKQMRRFNGNWYNHYPWLEYYVHKDKVFCFPCFLFDIDHSHKAFTVDGFRNWRRVGGKECAFLTHVGIINSPHHFAIQKWMDLKNPTHHIDRVVQPQQEVSKNRLRLTTTIEAVRYLANQGMAFRGDDESHDSFNRGNFIELVKVFARMNEEVEKVVLQNAPLNAQYISHKIQKEILNIYANKVRKRIRDEIGEDEKFCILVDEALDDSKKEQMAIIIRFVSCDGHIRERFFDIVSVHNTNS
- the LOC117622513 gene encoding tryptophan synthase alpha chain-like, whose product is MATSLKSTSTGFLQLKKPQNPFLHHSPSQASTVSVKTRLLTPMAALTMTPTINLSQTFTKLKNQRKVAFIPYITAGDPDLSTTAQALKVLNSSGADVIELGVPHSDPILDGPVIQASATRSLARGTNFNSIMSMLKDVVPQLSCPIVLFSYHNPIIKHGIENFMSTISDVGVHGLVVPDASFEETKGLRKEAVKNKIELVLLTTPNTPIDRMKDIVEASDGFVYLVSTVGVTGARESVNEQVPRLLREIREATTKPVAVGFGLSKPEHVKQVAEWGADGVIVGSAIVKVLGEAKSPKEGLKALETFTKSFTSALLG